The proteins below are encoded in one region of Micromonospora yangpuensis:
- a CDS encoding ATP-binding protein: MTPVHDRSGRPDGRAALPDLLRGHRRSAGLTQAELAALAGVGVRTIRDLERGRAARPQRTTVELIAGALGLTGVVRTAFLAAARGTGSAPAAPTDPMTKDLDGTRTALPAAVELTGREQDVAELTRLVTGDRHPPVVSLVGLAGVGKTALALRVAHTVAAEHPGGVAGVLVGEGSDVGDVLAAVAASFGVSRDTELATRIAGRPALLLVDAVERAPDPVAAALTRLGVTLPDLRIIVTGRHPVGVPAERVWPVPPLDVPPPDFDPDGPAALAAYPAAALFTTRLAQVRREPPRPAELPALAALVRRLGGLPLAIELMAARGRILDLNELLDRYGDRVLDLARPPERTWPEARGGLPPAAVTLREAVATSYRLLAPDERTVLRRLSVFRDRWSVELAEELLADPDGTPVDRAPMLDRLHELGLLSVASHGSFRFRLVDAVREFAAEQATGAGEATAVRRRHAEIVTRLVVRTAPELTGAGLAAAVRRLDEVSSDIATALGHAAVDDPVTALRLAASLTRWWRFRGRDVQGRQWLRRLLADPRTADADPVLRAWAALGVARLAAEHRAGAAELPGARAALAAFTAAGDVDGELAARAVLSSLLIAAGAPDEARQQAEAVLTLATGTGRVRDTAVAQNNLTWHDIRLGDLVGARRRLAAAERLAAQCAEQRLRLLVRANLAEVARLEGRYVDAVDQGRRTAAALVELGDPGHRRRVLGTVGLALAQDGRWAEAAEVLAELRSSAGGGRVDTAAGSPTRGDRSTGTAIRPEDGICALIEGNVALLRGDRELATEWFAAAAEAATGGQDRRDVVEALVGLAASTGDAVVLDRLERVCRDSGIRLLPQEEGLLYALRVTRPGPQGGWRERLAP, from the coding sequence ATGACTCCGGTCCATGATCGATCAGGGCGCCCGGACGGCCGTGCCGCGTTGCCGGATCTGTTGCGTGGGCACCGCCGCTCCGCCGGGCTGACCCAGGCCGAGTTGGCCGCCCTGGCCGGGGTCGGGGTCCGGACGATCCGGGACCTGGAACGGGGTCGTGCCGCGCGTCCGCAGCGCACCACCGTGGAGCTGATCGCCGGTGCCCTGGGGCTCACCGGGGTCGTCCGGACGGCGTTCCTCGCCGCGGCGCGCGGGACCGGGTCCGCCCCCGCCGCGCCCACCGACCCGATGACGAAGGACCTCGACGGTACGCGTACCGCCCTGCCGGCCGCGGTGGAGCTGACCGGCCGCGAGCAGGACGTCGCCGAGCTGACCCGACTGGTCACCGGTGACCGGCACCCCCCGGTGGTCAGCCTGGTCGGGCTGGCCGGCGTGGGCAAGACGGCCCTGGCGCTGCGGGTCGCGCACACCGTCGCGGCCGAGCACCCGGGCGGGGTCGCCGGAGTGCTGGTGGGCGAGGGGTCGGACGTCGGCGACGTACTGGCGGCGGTGGCGGCGTCCTTCGGGGTCAGCCGGGACACCGAGCTGGCCACCCGGATCGCCGGCCGGCCGGCGCTGCTGCTCGTCGACGCGGTGGAACGGGCCCCGGACCCGGTGGCCGCCGCGTTGACCAGGCTCGGCGTGACTCTGCCCGACCTGCGGATCATCGTCACCGGACGGCATCCGGTCGGGGTGCCCGCGGAACGCGTCTGGCCGGTTCCGCCGCTCGACGTACCACCGCCGGACTTCGACCCGGACGGGCCGGCGGCGTTGGCGGCGTACCCGGCGGCGGCGCTCTTCACCACCCGACTCGCCCAGGTACGCCGGGAGCCGCCCCGGCCGGCCGAGCTGCCGGCGTTGGCCGCGCTGGTCCGGCGGCTGGGCGGGCTGCCGCTGGCCATCGAGCTGATGGCCGCCCGAGGCCGGATCCTCGACCTCAACGAACTGCTCGACCGGTACGGCGACCGGGTGCTGGACCTGGCCCGCCCCCCGGAGCGCACCTGGCCGGAGGCGCGTGGCGGTCTCCCACCGGCGGCGGTGACCCTGCGCGAGGCGGTGGCGACCAGTTACCGACTGCTCGCCCCGGACGAGCGCACCGTGCTGCGTCGACTCTCCGTGTTCCGCGACCGGTGGTCGGTCGAGCTGGCCGAGGAACTGCTCGCCGACCCGGACGGCACACCTGTGGACCGGGCGCCGATGCTGGACCGGCTGCACGAGCTGGGGCTGCTCAGCGTGGCGAGCCACGGCTCGTTCCGGTTCCGGCTGGTCGACGCGGTACGCGAGTTCGCCGCCGAACAGGCCACCGGCGCCGGGGAGGCGACCGCCGTCCGGCGGCGGCACGCCGAGATCGTCACCCGGCTGGTGGTCCGCACCGCACCGGAGCTGACCGGCGCGGGCCTGGCCGCCGCCGTACGCCGGTTGGACGAGGTGAGCAGCGACATCGCCACCGCGCTCGGGCACGCGGCGGTCGACGACCCGGTCACCGCCCTGCGGCTGGCCGCCAGCCTGACCCGGTGGTGGCGGTTCCGGGGCCGCGACGTCCAGGGCCGGCAGTGGTTGCGGCGGCTGCTGGCCGATCCCCGTACGGCCGACGCCGATCCGGTGCTGCGGGCCTGGGCGGCGCTGGGGGTGGCCCGACTCGCCGCCGAGCACCGGGCGGGCGCCGCCGAGCTGCCGGGTGCACGCGCCGCCCTGGCGGCCTTCACCGCGGCCGGTGACGTCGACGGGGAGCTGGCGGCACGGGCCGTGCTCAGCTCGCTGCTCATCGCCGCCGGCGCACCCGACGAGGCGCGGCAGCAGGCGGAGGCGGTGCTCACCCTGGCCACCGGCACCGGGCGGGTACGCGACACGGCGGTGGCCCAGAACAACCTCACCTGGCACGACATCCGCCTCGGTGACCTGGTCGGGGCCCGACGGCGACTGGCCGCCGCGGAACGACTCGCCGCCCAGTGCGCGGAGCAACGGCTGCGCCTGCTCGTCCGCGCCAACCTGGCCGAGGTGGCCCGGCTGGAGGGCCGGTACGTCGACGCGGTGGACCAGGGACGACGGACCGCGGCGGCCCTGGTCGAGCTGGGGGATCCCGGTCACCGACGCCGGGTGCTCGGCACGGTCGGGTTGGCCCTGGCCCAGGACGGCCGCTGGGCGGAGGCCGCCGAGGTGCTGGCCGAACTGCGCAGCTCCGCCGGAGGGGGCCGGGTGGACACGGCGGCCGGTTCCCCGACGCGGGGCGACCGGTCGACCGGTACGGCGATCCGGCCCGAGGACGGCATCTGCGCGCTGATCGAGGGCAACGTGGCCCTGCTGCGGGGCGACCGTGAACTGGCGACGGAGTGGTTCGCCGCTGCGGCCGAGGCGGCCACCGGCGGTCAGGACCGGCGGGACGTGGTGGAGGCGCTGGTGGGGCTGGCGGCGAGCACCGGGGACGCCGTGGTGCTGGACCGGTTGGAGCGGGTCTGCCGGGACAGCGGGATCCGGTTGTTGCCACAGGAGGAGGGGCTGCTCTACGCGCTCCGGGTGACCCGACCGGGACCGCAGGGAGGGTGGCGCGAGCGACTTGCCCCCTGA
- a CDS encoding MarR family winged helix-turn-helix transcriptional regulator, whose translation MDQNVFDDPRITAVGLLVEAHAGLSARFAEQLEEHGLSPVEFEVLTRLARSPGNQLRMTDLAAQTSLSTSGVTRVVDRMERDGLLCRRACPSDRRSSYARVTEAGLDRLDATLPGHLRIIEQWFTGQLDPAALAALLDGLRRVRDAVHPGATAGSTDPADHRPGDAGSH comes from the coding sequence GTGGACCAGAACGTGTTCGACGACCCCCGGATCACCGCCGTCGGCCTGCTCGTCGAGGCGCACGCCGGGCTGTCGGCCCGGTTCGCCGAGCAACTTGAGGAGCACGGCCTCTCCCCGGTCGAGTTCGAGGTGCTGACCCGCCTCGCCCGCTCACCCGGCAACCAGCTACGGATGACCGACCTGGCCGCCCAGACCTCACTCTCCACCAGCGGGGTCACCCGCGTGGTCGACCGGATGGAACGCGACGGCCTGCTCTGCCGCCGCGCCTGCCCCTCCGACCGGCGCAGCTCGTACGCGCGGGTCACTGAGGCCGGCCTGGACCGGCTGGACGCCACCCTCCCCGGCCACCTGCGGATCATCGAGCAGTGGTTCACCGGCCAACTCGACCCGGCGGCGCTGGCCGCCCTCCTCGACGGCCTGCGCCGGGTCCGCGACGCGGTGCATCCGGGCGCGACCGCGGGCAGCACCGACCCGGCCGACCACCGTCCGGGCGACGCCGGGTCCCACTGA
- a CDS encoding YceI family protein produces MTVNANPEVTREWNGLTIPTPGTYALDAAHKRVGFVARHMMVSKVRGEFTEATATITVAEDPLASSVTATIQAASITTAQDDRDEHLRSPEFLDAENHPTLEFRSTGVKSQSGNEFVLSGELTIRGVTRPVDLEVEFEGVGRSPFGQDIFGFTASTEIDREDFGLTWNVALETGGVLVGKKIKIEIEGEGIRQA; encoded by the coding sequence ATGACTGTCAACGCCAACCCCGAGGTCACCCGGGAATGGAACGGTCTCACCATCCCCACCCCGGGCACCTACGCCCTGGACGCCGCCCACAAGCGGGTCGGGTTCGTCGCCCGGCACATGATGGTGAGCAAGGTGCGGGGCGAGTTCACCGAGGCGACCGCCACCATCACCGTCGCCGAGGACCCGCTGGCCTCCTCGGTCACCGCGACCATCCAGGCCGCCAGCATCACCACCGCCCAGGACGACCGGGACGAGCACCTGCGCAGCCCCGAGTTCCTCGACGCGGAGAACCACCCCACGCTGGAGTTCCGCAGCACCGGGGTGAAGTCCCAGAGCGGCAACGAGTTCGTGCTCTCCGGTGAGCTGACCATTCGCGGCGTCACCCGCCCGGTCGACCTGGAGGTCGAGTTCGAGGGCGTCGGCCGCAGCCCGTTCGGCCAGGACATCTTCGGCTTCACCGCGAGCACCGAGATCGACCGGGAGGACTTCGGCCTCACCTGGAACGTCGCCCTGGAGACCGGCGGCGTGCTGGTGGGCAAGAAGATCAAGATCGAGATCGAGGGCGAAGGCATCCGCCAGGCCTGA
- a CDS encoding glutamate--cysteine ligase, with the protein MGKDVEQSDYSRDDRVRYRQKVRRCLDVFALMLDDFGFDADRPMTGLEIELNLADPAAEPAMRNDKILADIADPLFQTELGRFNLELNALPRLIEGNGFADYEKDLRGSLTRADERAADSDARIVLVGILPTLTEQHLVADNLSANERYRVLNDQIVGARGEDIELDIQGVERLQTHTDSIAPEAACTSLQFHLQVAPDSFADYWNASQAIAGVQVAVGANSPFLYGRQLWAETRIALFQQATDTRPDELKAQGVRPRVWFGERWITSIFDLFEENVRYFPPLLPICEDEDPVEVLHAGGVPELAELRLHNGTVYRWNRPVYDVTDGRPHLRVENRVLPAGPTVVDMLANAAFYFGLARGLAEADRPIWSQLTFSAAEENFHAAARRGMDASLHWPRLGEVPVTKLVLDVLLPKAATGLDRFGVDPAERDRLLGIIEQRCRTGRNGAVWQTETVRAAERQRGLDRPAALQHMVQRYVELQRTNTPVHTWQV; encoded by the coding sequence ATGGGCAAGGACGTCGAGCAGAGCGACTACTCCCGAGACGATCGGGTCCGCTACCGGCAGAAGGTCCGGCGGTGCCTGGACGTCTTCGCGCTGATGCTGGACGACTTCGGCTTCGACGCCGACCGGCCGATGACCGGTCTGGAGATCGAGCTGAACCTGGCCGACCCGGCAGCCGAGCCGGCGATGCGCAACGACAAGATCCTGGCCGACATCGCCGACCCGCTCTTCCAGACCGAGCTGGGGCGGTTCAACCTGGAGCTGAACGCCCTGCCCCGGCTGATCGAAGGCAACGGCTTCGCCGACTACGAGAAGGACCTGCGCGGCAGCCTCACCCGGGCCGACGAGCGGGCCGCCGACTCGGACGCCCGGATCGTCCTGGTCGGCATCCTGCCCACCCTCACCGAGCAGCACCTGGTGGCCGACAACCTCTCCGCCAACGAGCGCTACCGGGTGCTGAACGACCAGATCGTGGGGGCCCGGGGCGAGGACATCGAGCTGGACATCCAGGGGGTGGAGCGGCTCCAGACCCACACCGACTCGATCGCACCGGAAGCGGCCTGCACCAGCCTGCAGTTCCACCTCCAGGTGGCACCGGACAGCTTCGCCGACTACTGGAACGCCTCCCAGGCCATCGCGGGAGTCCAGGTCGCGGTCGGTGCCAACAGCCCCTTCCTGTACGGCCGGCAGCTCTGGGCGGAGACCCGGATCGCCCTGTTCCAGCAGGCCACCGACACCCGCCCGGACGAACTCAAGGCCCAGGGGGTACGCCCCCGGGTGTGGTTCGGCGAGCGCTGGATCACCTCGATCTTCGACCTCTTCGAGGAGAACGTCAGGTACTTCCCGCCGCTGCTACCGATCTGCGAGGACGAGGACCCGGTCGAGGTGCTGCACGCCGGCGGGGTGCCCGAGCTGGCCGAGCTGCGCCTGCACAACGGCACCGTCTACCGCTGGAACCGCCCGGTCTACGACGTCACCGACGGCCGGCCGCACCTACGGGTGGAGAACCGGGTACTCCCCGCCGGGCCGACGGTGGTGGACATGCTCGCCAACGCCGCCTTCTACTTCGGGCTGGCCCGGGGACTGGCCGAAGCCGACCGGCCGATCTGGAGCCAGCTCACCTTCAGCGCCGCCGAGGAGAACTTCCACGCCGCCGCCCGCCGCGGCATGGACGCGAGCCTGCACTGGCCCCGCCTCGGCGAGGTGCCGGTCACCAAGCTCGTGCTCGACGTACTGCTGCCGAAGGCCGCGACCGGTCTGGACCGCTTCGGCGTCGACCCGGCGGAGCGGGACCGCCTGCTCGGCATCATCGAGCAGCGCTGCCGGACCGGCCGCAACGGGGCGGTCTGGCAGACCGAGACGGTCCGGGCGGCCGAGCGGCAACGGGGCCTGGACCGACCGGCCGCCCTGCAGCACATGGTGCAGCGCTACGTGGAACTGCAACGCACCAACACCCCCGTCCACACCTGGCAGGTGTAA
- a CDS encoding PASTA domain-containing protein, translating into MSDDHQQPSDAADDDRTRGLPPVGPEVTQRAEPPVGPDVTQRAEPPVGPEVTQRAEPSVGPDVTQRAEPPVGPDVTQPVVPPHRTVAPPDRTVALPLGRTGTGVDSTARRAGPAVWSGRAGVPPPRPPEPGTEWYDDEPVDRRWWAPIALAVVALVLLGLLGTVFWFAVQQVDEPGPQLPPSPQPSVAPTTVPPSSPATTPPPTTAPATTAPPTTAPATTAPATTAPAVPGQVPVPPVVGLSQATAQAVLTGLGLSYRVEYQPSPQRPGTVIGVNPGVGVPVPAGQQVLLVVAAQNPSPTSPAAPTATGEATVTR; encoded by the coding sequence ATGAGCGACGACCACCAGCAACCATCCGACGCAGCGGACGACGACCGTACCCGGGGACTTCCGCCGGTCGGGCCGGAGGTCACCCAGCGGGCCGAGCCGCCGGTCGGGCCGGACGTCACCCAGCGGGCCGAGCCGCCGGTCGGGCCGGAGGTCACCCAGCGGGCCGAGCCGTCGGTCGGGCCGGACGTCACCCAGCGGGCCGAACCGCCGGTCGGGCCGGACGTCACCCAGCCGGTCGTACCGCCGCACCGGACCGTGGCGCCGCCGGACCGGACGGTGGCGTTACCGCTGGGGCGTACCGGGACGGGGGTGGATTCGACCGCTCGGCGGGCCGGGCCGGCGGTCTGGTCGGGACGGGCCGGGGTGCCGCCGCCCCGTCCGCCGGAGCCGGGCACCGAGTGGTACGACGACGAGCCGGTCGACCGCCGGTGGTGGGCTCCCATCGCGCTCGCGGTGGTCGCGCTGGTGTTGCTGGGGCTGCTCGGGACGGTGTTCTGGTTCGCGGTGCAGCAGGTGGACGAGCCGGGTCCGCAGTTGCCACCGTCACCGCAGCCGAGCGTCGCACCGACCACGGTGCCGCCCAGTTCGCCCGCGACCACCCCGCCGCCGACCACGGCGCCGGCCACCACCGCGCCGCCGACGACCGCCCCGGCCACCACCGCCCCGGCCACCACCGCCCCGGCCGTTCCCGGGCAGGTTCCGGTACCACCGGTGGTCGGCCTGTCGCAGGCGACCGCGCAGGCGGTGCTGACCGGTCTCGGGTTGAGCTACCGGGTGGAGTACCAGCCGTCGCCGCAGCGCCCCGGCACGGTGATCGGGGTCAACCCGGGAGTGGGCGTGCCGGTGCCGGCGGGACAACAGGTGCTCCTGGTCGTCGCGGCCCAGAACCCGTCACCGACCAGCCCGGCTGCCCCGACCGCCACTGGGGAGGCGACGGTTACCCGCTGA
- a CDS encoding helix-turn-helix domain-containing protein, which yields MSERRSPTIRRRRLGAELRRRREHAGVTIEVVAQQLECSTSKVSRIETGHTTVTPRDVRDMLQIYGTSEAESDELVQFAREARQKGWWHPYSHVLSGAYVGLEDAARTIRTYEQQVVSGLLQTQEYADAMLRLARPDLSEEEVKQKVRVRMARQSLLTQDDPVNLSVVLDEAVVSRPVGGDAVMRGQLQRLVEVAQWPNVTLQLLPFEAGAHAGMDGTFTILSFHEPGDPGVVYAENATGGLFLEKSDELDKYHSIFEQIRAAAVGPEESIAHIVTLAEEPLWKWRPRGSPRT from the coding sequence GTGAGTGAACGGCGTAGCCCCACCATCCGACGTCGCCGGCTCGGCGCCGAACTACGCCGTCGGCGGGAGCACGCGGGCGTCACCATCGAGGTGGTGGCCCAGCAACTGGAGTGTTCGACGTCGAAGGTCTCCAGGATCGAGACCGGACACACCACCGTCACCCCCCGCGACGTCCGCGACATGCTCCAGATCTACGGGACATCGGAGGCCGAGAGCGACGAGTTGGTGCAGTTCGCCCGGGAGGCCCGGCAGAAGGGCTGGTGGCATCCGTACAGCCACGTTCTCTCCGGCGCGTACGTCGGCCTGGAGGACGCCGCCCGGACGATCAGGACCTACGAGCAACAGGTCGTCTCGGGCCTGCTGCAGACCCAGGAGTACGCCGACGCGATGCTCCGGCTCGCCCGCCCCGACCTGTCCGAGGAAGAAGTAAAGCAGAAAGTCCGTGTCCGAATGGCCCGCCAGTCGTTGTTGACCCAGGACGATCCGGTCAATCTGTCGGTGGTGCTCGATGAGGCGGTGGTGAGTCGACCGGTGGGCGGCGACGCAGTGATGCGTGGTCAGCTCCAGCGGTTGGTGGAGGTGGCGCAGTGGCCGAACGTGACGCTCCAGTTGTTGCCCTTCGAGGCGGGCGCGCATGCCGGCATGGACGGCACCTTCACCATCCTCAGCTTCCACGAGCCCGGTGACCCGGGAGTCGTGTACGCGGAGAACGCCACGGGTGGGCTCTTCCTGGAGAAGAGCGACGAACTAGACAAGTACCACTCCATCTTCGAGCAGATCAGAGCAGCCGCCGTCGGACCCGAGGAGTCCATTGCACACATCGTGACACTGGCAGAGGAGCCGTTGTGGAAGTGGCGACCAAGGGGTTCCCCGCGAACCTGA